The Pseudomonas moraviensis genome contains the following window.
AGCCGCGCGATTTCAAAGGCGCCAATGAGGCGGAAATCGATCTGATCCGCGAGGGTGGCGGGCTGGTCGATATCCAGGCTGACGCGGCCAAGGTCAAAGCCAGATTCAGCTGGACCGATCTGGGCATCGTCCTCAGCAAACGCAAGTTGTGGGGCATCTACCTCGGCCAGTTCTGCCTGAACTCGACCCTGTGGTTTTTCCTCACCTGGTTCCCGACCTACCTGGTGAAATATCGCGGCATGGACTTCATCAAGTCCGGCCTGCTCGCGTCGCTGCCGTTTCTCGCCGCGTTCGTGGGAGTGTTGTGTTCGGGATTCTTTTCCGACTTCCTCATTCGCCGTGGCTACACCGTGGGCTTCGCGCGCAAGTTGCCGATCATTGGCGGGCTGCTGATTTCGACCTCGATCATCGGCGCCAACTTCGTCGAGTCGACGCCGCTGGTGATCGCCTTCCTCGCCCTGGCATTTTTCGGCAACGGTCTGGCGTCGATCACCTGGTCGCTGGTGTCGACGCTGGCGCCGGCGCGTTTGCTCGGCTTGACCGGCGGCGTGTTCAACTTCATCGGCAACCTCTCGGCGATCGCGACGCCAATCGTGATCGGCTTCCTCGCCAGCGGCGATTCGTTCGCGCCGGCGATTACCTACATCGCCGTGCTCGCACTGGTCGGTGCCCTGTCCTACGTGCTGCTGGTGGGCAAGGTCGAGCGTATCGAGTTGTAGTGCTCTGCGTCGGGCGACCATAATGCCGCCCGTTCCTTCGCTCAACGGTAAAAGGCTGGATATGCAGGAAGACGCCCCGGAAAAAACCAAGGACGCCGCGCCCACCGGCACCCAGACGCTACTGCGCGGCCTCGGTGTAGTCCAAGCGGTGGCCAGCGGCGCACGTGATCTCAAGGAGATCGCCCGGCTGATCGGCACCACGCGCAGCACCACCCATCGGCTGGCCAGTTGCCTGGTCGACGAGCGTTATCTGCGCGTGGTCCCGCAAATCGGTTATCTGCTTGGGCCGAAG
Protein-coding sequences here:
- a CDS encoding MFS transporter; the protein is MQTHTLSGQASLVTPSRKRFFIMVLLFITVVINYLDRSNLSIAAPALTSELGIDPVHVGLIFSAFGWTYAAMQIPGGWLVDRVPPRILYSVALLLWSVATVMLGFVSSFIALFVLRMAVGALEAPAYPINSRVVTTWFPERERATAIGFYTSGQFVGLAFLTPVLAWLQHEFGWHMVFVATGAVGILWALIWYAVYREPRDFKGANEAEIDLIREGGGLVDIQADAAKVKARFSWTDLGIVLSKRKLWGIYLGQFCLNSTLWFFLTWFPTYLVKYRGMDFIKSGLLASLPFLAAFVGVLCSGFFSDFLIRRGYTVGFARKLPIIGGLLISTSIIGANFVESTPLVIAFLALAFFGNGLASITWSLVSTLAPARLLGLTGGVFNFIGNLSAIATPIVIGFLASGDSFAPAITYIAVLALVGALSYVLLVGKVERIEL